In a genomic window of Pontibacter liquoris:
- a CDS encoding SbcC/MukB-like Walker B domain-containing protein yields the protein MKILAVRFQNLNSLKGVHEIRFDQSPLAEAGLFAITGPTGAGKTTILDAITVGLYGLVHRHNTDKPLELMTRHTAESTSEVEFEANGRRYRSKWQIRRSRGKAEGNMQPVHMELCDLEDDQPFDLKPSEVPGKVAELCGLDYNQFLRSVMLSQGDFARFLKANPNERSSLLEKITDTGIYSEISQFAFDKAKTERQKRDELEHRLKAMALLPEEQRQAYEQSIADLAQQESTHQQEINALQEQVQWLQQLARLQARQQQQQADLQAQDQKLAQLQPEFQRLQQHEQAHQFVGELAEIRSANGKVTEVQEQLALLEKRLPALETELEMVSTMATEATKAQQQQEDLLHKLEPLLVQVGKLDHQLHSLAQSVSSRQTDLAAFEARLKQDKAQQQATQQEQEKLTQEGTSIRLWLEQNARLQDLKEYLPEFKATLRDMHEVEQRIRGIQQEQQELQSQLQQEATQRTELTQKRDQHQTQARQLHTQREEKLAQLQRILSDKSHEELEQLAQMQPAVLAKYERLLELAQHYTSHQQKLQSINQHLAQNTHQVTQTTTQLQETQARYKHAEEHLAALQKLVQLQQQIQQYEEARHTLHAGEPCPLCGSEAHPFAENGYSFDLPEEVQKRDKQQAEVRTLEQSINQLQLERGTLHEKQQLATTAGTETETALAHLRQTFQQTLEGIPHLISITETEKLSQLLQQQQESAGALQQQLTQARAISREVESINLLQQKLREEQVQAQGRYNQLQQSASLLQAHLQKLQTTLTDLQEQQQANTETAESFAATYGLKYKPEERLQLVQNLDKQATAYVEKAEKVAGMREKFAALKSDLKGLNERVLEKEQELQQRQQTLKEEHAQLTQLKTERHTLFGDKDPEQERQGARQELKARTLQAEEARTRQLQKQQQLHESRARLTECHSKHRQSKSVLDALREGLLRVVQQKGIATIEALSQMLLDRDEADRIANLKAQTEKLLTEQRKSLSDVGQELAQVEARQLTTESIDHLQKQLQEKTDRQRELIGQRARYQQLLEQDALQQARNNELATQLKTQQQVYHRWAQLSDLIGSADGNKFSRFAQGLTLARLVGLANRHLHKLNDRYRILKSEAEDLELLIVDTYQAEAVRPMNTLSGGESFLVSLALALGLSDLAGRRTQINSLFIDEGFGTLDAETLDAAISTLENLQAGGKMIGIISHVEALKERISTQIKVQRLAGGVSKVEVIG from the coding sequence ATGAAAATCCTCGCTGTCCGCTTCCAGAACCTGAACTCCTTAAAAGGGGTGCACGAGATCCGTTTCGACCAGAGTCCGCTGGCGGAGGCGGGGCTGTTTGCCATAACCGGGCCAACGGGTGCGGGCAAGACTACCATTTTGGATGCCATTACGGTAGGTTTGTACGGGCTGGTGCACCGCCATAACACCGACAAGCCGCTGGAGCTCATGACGCGCCATACCGCTGAGAGCACATCGGAGGTGGAATTTGAAGCAAACGGGCGGCGCTACCGCTCCAAATGGCAGATCAGGCGAAGCCGCGGCAAAGCGGAGGGCAATATGCAGCCCGTGCACATGGAACTCTGCGACCTGGAAGATGACCAGCCTTTTGACTTAAAGCCCAGCGAAGTGCCGGGAAAAGTCGCCGAGCTCTGCGGCCTGGATTACAACCAATTTCTGCGCTCAGTCATGCTCTCGCAGGGCGACTTTGCCCGTTTCCTGAAGGCAAACCCCAATGAGCGCAGCAGCCTGCTCGAGAAAATTACCGATACGGGCATTTACTCCGAGATCTCGCAGTTTGCTTTTGACAAAGCCAAAACCGAACGGCAGAAACGCGATGAACTGGAACACCGCCTGAAAGCGATGGCCTTGCTGCCCGAAGAGCAGCGCCAGGCTTACGAACAAAGTATAGCCGACCTGGCCCAACAGGAAAGCACCCACCAGCAGGAAATAAATGCCTTGCAGGAGCAGGTGCAGTGGCTGCAGCAACTCGCCCGGCTACAGGCCCGGCAACAGCAGCAGCAAGCAGATCTGCAGGCCCAGGACCAAAAGCTGGCACAGCTGCAGCCTGAGTTTCAGCGGTTGCAGCAGCATGAGCAGGCTCACCAGTTTGTAGGCGAACTGGCTGAGATCCGCTCCGCCAACGGTAAAGTTACGGAAGTGCAGGAACAGCTTGCGTTGCTTGAAAAGCGCCTGCCTGCTTTGGAGACCGAGCTGGAAATGGTGAGCACCATGGCTACTGAAGCAACCAAGGCGCAGCAGCAACAGGAAGACCTCCTGCACAAGCTCGAGCCGCTGCTGGTCCAGGTTGGCAAGCTCGACCACCAGCTCCATTCCCTTGCCCAATCGGTTAGCAGCCGCCAAACAGACCTGGCCGCTTTTGAAGCGCGTCTGAAGCAGGACAAAGCCCAGCAGCAGGCCACGCAACAGGAGCAGGAAAAGCTCACACAGGAAGGCACCAGCATAAGATTATGGCTGGAGCAAAATGCGCGTTTGCAGGACCTGAAAGAATACCTGCCGGAATTTAAAGCCACACTCCGCGATATGCACGAAGTAGAGCAGCGCATCAGGGGCATCCAGCAGGAGCAGCAGGAACTGCAAAGCCAGCTGCAGCAGGAGGCAACACAACGAACGGAGTTAACGCAGAAACGGGACCAGCACCAAACGCAGGCCCGGCAACTCCATACGCAGCGTGAGGAAAAACTTGCCCAGCTGCAACGCATCCTTTCAGACAAAAGCCACGAGGAACTGGAGCAGCTGGCACAAATGCAACCAGCTGTGCTGGCAAAGTATGAGCGCCTGCTGGAGCTGGCACAACACTACACCTCCCATCAGCAGAAACTCCAAAGTATAAACCAGCACCTGGCCCAAAACACGCACCAGGTAACGCAAACCACCACACAGCTACAGGAAACACAGGCCAGGTATAAACACGCCGAAGAGCACCTGGCAGCACTTCAGAAACTGGTGCAGTTGCAACAGCAGATCCAGCAGTACGAAGAAGCGCGCCATACCTTGCATGCCGGCGAGCCTTGCCCGCTTTGCGGTTCTGAGGCGCATCCGTTTGCAGAGAACGGCTACAGCTTCGACCTGCCGGAAGAAGTACAGAAGCGCGACAAACAACAGGCTGAGGTCAGAACTCTCGAACAAAGTATAAACCAGCTGCAGCTCGAACGGGGCACTTTGCACGAGAAACAACAGCTGGCCACTACCGCCGGAACAGAAACCGAAACAGCACTGGCACACCTGCGCCAAACTTTCCAGCAAACACTGGAAGGGATTCCACACCTTATCTCTATCACTGAAACCGAAAAACTGAGCCAGCTCCTGCAGCAGCAACAGGAATCAGCAGGCGCGCTGCAGCAACAGCTAACACAGGCCCGCGCCATAAGCCGGGAAGTGGAAAGTATAAACCTCCTGCAGCAGAAGCTGCGCGAAGAGCAGGTGCAGGCGCAGGGCCGGTATAACCAGCTGCAGCAATCGGCTAGCCTGCTGCAAGCACACCTGCAGAAGCTGCAAACCACCCTTACCGACCTGCAAGAACAACAGCAGGCAAACACCGAAACAGCCGAATCTTTTGCTGCCACATACGGGCTCAAGTATAAACCTGAAGAGCGTTTGCAGCTGGTGCAAAACCTGGACAAGCAGGCAACAGCATATGTCGAGAAGGCGGAGAAAGTAGCCGGTATGCGCGAGAAATTTGCCGCGTTGAAGTCGGACTTAAAAGGCCTGAACGAGCGCGTACTGGAAAAGGAACAGGAACTGCAGCAACGGCAGCAGACACTAAAAGAAGAGCATGCGCAGCTGACGCAGCTTAAAACCGAACGCCATACTTTGTTCGGCGATAAGGACCCGGAACAGGAGCGCCAGGGGGCCCGGCAGGAGCTAAAGGCCCGCACCCTGCAGGCTGAAGAAGCGCGTACCCGCCAGCTACAAAAACAACAGCAACTGCACGAGTCCCGCGCCCGGCTGACCGAATGCCACAGCAAACACCGACAGAGTAAATCGGTGTTGGATGCTCTGCGCGAAGGGCTGCTGCGCGTGGTGCAGCAAAAAGGCATCGCCACCATCGAGGCGCTTAGCCAGATGCTGCTCGACCGTGACGAAGCCGACCGCATTGCCAACCTGAAAGCCCAGACCGAGAAACTCCTCACCGAGCAACGCAAATCCCTGAGCGATGTAGGGCAGGAACTGGCCCAGGTAGAAGCCCGGCAACTGACCACCGAAAGTATAGACCACCTGCAAAAGCAGCTGCAGGAAAAAACCGACCGCCAACGCGAGCTGATCGGGCAACGCGCCCGCTACCAGCAGTTGCTGGAGCAGGATGCCCTGCAGCAGGCCAGAAACAACGAACTGGCCACGCAGCTCAAAACCCAGCAACAGGTATACCACCGGTGGGCGCAGTTATCGGACCTCATCGGCTCGGCCGACGGCAACAAGTTCAGCCGCTTTGCGCAGGGGCTCACGCTGGCGCGTCTGGTGGGGCTGGCCAACCGCCACCTGCACAAGCTTAACGACCGCTACCGCATCCTTAAATCCGAAGCCGAAGACCTGGAGCTGCTTATTGTAGA
- a CDS encoding amidohydrolase family protein: MKKVLTIAAFLALGAGSAMAQNTFPRNGVYDERSGLVAFTNATIHTDYKTTIPNATLVIRNGQVEAVGSGVKVPTGAVVIDAKGKHIYPGLVDMFSNYGLPEVKEARVGYGSPPHPDSDKLGAYAWNQAIRPETNAVELFKVNKKEAEALRKLGFGTVLSVHRDGIARGTATLVTLADARENEVVLQDKAAGALSFDRGSSQQDYPNSLMGAVALLRQTYLDAKWNAQSTAKEQNLSLKAFTEASKYPQIFEADNHLNVVRADKVGDEFGKQYIIKGSGDEYQMLREVKATNAPLIISVNYPDAYNVEDPFDVRRVSLADMKHWEMAPANAAMLQKAGITFAFTASDLKDKKDFLPNVRKAIKYGLPEQEALKALTATPAALLHAEGRVGSLGEGKLANFLITSGNLFADDNIILENWVQGHQYKVAEVPSDYRGVYTLKVGQEPERKLMIAGTADKPELKVIGQDTVKGKITFNGNLVTLSFNKSKKDKAAIRLSGWLNEKNMQGEGQLPDATTVKWLATFSAAMSDKAKKDSVKTAAPVQLGSLVYPFAAYGQSELPKQETVLIRNATVWTNEKEGKLENTDVLLKNGKIAKVGKNLSESGAKVIDGTGKHLTAGIIDEHSHIALDDINEGTQAVTSEVRMSDVVNSEDVNIYRQLAGGVTASQLLHGSANPIGGQSALIKMRWGKSPEELLVENADGYIKFALGENVKQSNRSREHSIRFPQTRMGVEQVYVDAFQRAKEYEQDWKAYNGLSKRKQAKATAPRRDLELDALVEILNKKRFITCHSYVQSEINMMMKVGDEMGFKVNTFTHILEGYKVADKMAARGIGAGTFSDWWAYKMEVKDAIPQNAGIMSQVGVVTAINSDDAEMARRLNQEAAKSVKYTGMSEEDALKMVTLNPAKLLHLDKRMGSIKAGKDADLVLWNNHPLSIYAKPEKTFVDGIAYYDAVRDAQLRQDMEKERMRLVQEMLNAKTGGAKTQAPVSRKVRVLDCDEVELSQEEQYTAY, encoded by the coding sequence ATGAAGAAAGTTTTAACCATTGCAGCCTTCCTGGCTTTAGGAGCCGGGAGTGCGATGGCGCAGAACACCTTTCCGCGCAATGGCGTGTATGATGAACGCTCCGGCCTGGTAGCTTTCACCAACGCCACCATCCACACCGATTATAAAACTACCATCCCGAACGCGACGCTTGTGATCCGCAATGGCCAGGTAGAAGCTGTAGGCAGCGGCGTGAAAGTACCAACCGGTGCTGTGGTGATCGATGCCAAAGGCAAGCACATTTATCCGGGCCTGGTAGATATGTTCAGCAACTACGGCCTGCCCGAAGTGAAAGAAGCCCGTGTTGGGTATGGCTCGCCGCCGCATCCGGATTCCGACAAGCTGGGCGCCTATGCCTGGAACCAGGCCATCCGGCCGGAAACCAACGCCGTGGAGCTTTTCAAGGTAAATAAAAAGGAAGCGGAAGCGCTGCGTAAACTTGGCTTCGGTACGGTTTTGTCGGTGCACCGCGACGGCATTGCCCGCGGCACGGCCACCTTGGTAACACTGGCTGATGCGCGCGAAAACGAAGTAGTGCTGCAGGACAAAGCGGCCGGCGCGCTCTCTTTCGATAGAGGCTCTTCGCAGCAGGATTATCCTAACTCGCTGATGGGCGCGGTGGCCTTGCTGCGCCAGACTTACCTGGATGCCAAATGGAACGCCCAGAGTACGGCCAAAGAGCAGAACCTTTCTTTAAAAGCCTTTACGGAGGCTAGCAAATACCCGCAGATCTTTGAAGCCGATAACCACCTGAACGTGGTGCGTGCCGATAAAGTGGGCGACGAGTTTGGTAAGCAATACATCATCAAGGGCAGTGGCGACGAATACCAGATGCTGCGCGAGGTGAAAGCGACCAATGCGCCGCTGATCATTTCGGTGAACTACCCGGACGCTTACAACGTGGAAGATCCTTTTGATGTGCGCCGCGTATCGCTGGCGGATATGAAACACTGGGAAATGGCGCCGGCCAATGCGGCCATGCTGCAGAAAGCGGGCATCACCTTCGCCTTTACCGCATCTGATCTGAAAGATAAAAAAGACTTTCTGCCTAACGTGCGCAAAGCCATCAAGTATGGCCTGCCCGAGCAGGAAGCCCTGAAAGCGCTTACCGCCACGCCGGCTGCCCTGCTGCATGCCGAAGGCCGCGTAGGTAGCCTGGGCGAAGGCAAGCTGGCCAACTTCCTGATCACGTCCGGCAACCTGTTTGCCGACGACAACATCATTCTGGAGAACTGGGTGCAGGGGCATCAGTACAAAGTAGCCGAGGTGCCATCCGATTACAGGGGTGTTTATACCTTAAAAGTTGGACAGGAACCGGAGCGCAAACTCATGATTGCCGGCACTGCCGATAAACCCGAGCTGAAAGTAATTGGCCAGGATACCGTTAAAGGCAAGATCACATTTAACGGCAACCTGGTTACCCTCTCTTTCAACAAAAGCAAAAAAGACAAGGCTGCCATCCGCCTGAGTGGCTGGCTGAATGAGAAGAACATGCAGGGCGAAGGCCAGTTGCCGGATGCCACTACCGTAAAATGGCTGGCGACGTTCTCAGCCGCGATGAGCGACAAAGCCAAAAAGGATAGTGTGAAAACCGCTGCTCCCGTGCAGTTAGGAAGCCTTGTTTATCCTTTTGCGGCCTATGGCCAGAGCGAGTTGCCCAAGCAGGAAACCGTGCTGATCAGAAATGCCACCGTTTGGACAAACGAAAAGGAGGGCAAACTGGAGAACACGGATGTGCTGCTCAAGAATGGCAAAATTGCCAAAGTAGGCAAGAACCTGAGCGAGTCCGGCGCCAAAGTGATCGACGGCACAGGCAAGCACCTGACGGCCGGTATCATCGACGAGCACTCGCACATTGCCCTCGACGATATTAACGAAGGCACGCAGGCCGTTACTTCCGAAGTACGCATGTCGGATGTGGTGAACTCCGAAGATGTGAACATTTACCGCCAGCTGGCCGGTGGCGTAACAGCCTCGCAACTGCTGCATGGCTCTGCCAACCCTATTGGCGGACAATCGGCGCTGATTAAAATGCGCTGGGGCAAAAGCCCCGAAGAACTGCTGGTTGAAAACGCAGACGGCTACATCAAATTTGCACTGGGCGAGAACGTGAAGCAATCGAACCGTAGCCGCGAGCATAGCATCCGTTTCCCGCAGACCCGCATGGGCGTGGAGCAGGTATACGTGGATGCCTTCCAGCGCGCCAAAGAGTATGAGCAAGACTGGAAAGCCTATAACGGACTATCCAAACGCAAGCAGGCCAAAGCCACTGCTCCGCGCCGCGACCTGGAACTGGATGCCCTGGTAGAGATCCTGAACAAGAAGCGTTTCATCACCTGCCACTCTTACGTGCAGTCGGAGATCAACATGATGATGAAAGTGGGCGATGAAATGGGCTTTAAGGTAAACACATTCACTCACATCCTGGAAGGCTATAAAGTGGCTGATAAGATGGCCGCCCGCGGCATAGGCGCCGGTACTTTCTCGGACTGGTGGGCTTACAAAATGGAGGTGAAAGATGCCATCCCGCAGAACGCTGGCATTATGAGCCAGGTGGGCGTGGTAACGGCCATCAACTCGGATGATGCCGAGATGGCCCGCCGCCTGAACCAGGAAGCTGCCAAAAGCGTGAAGTATACCGGCATGAGCGAAGAGGACGCCCTAAAAATGGTAACCCTGAACCCGGCCAAACTGCTGCACCTGGACAAGCGCATGGGAAGTATAAAAGCCGGCAAAGACGCTGACCTGGTTCTATGGAACAACCACCCGCTTTCGATCTACGCCAAACCTGAAAAGACGTTTGTGGATGGCATTGCCTACTACGACGCAGTGCGTGATGCGCAGCTTCGTCAGGACATGGAGAAAGAGCGCATGCGCCTGGTACAGGAAATGCTGAACGCCAAAACCGGCGGTGCTAAAACGCAGGCGCCCGTTAGCCGGAAAGTACGCGTACTGGATTGCGACGAAGTGGAGTTGAGCCAGGAAGAGCAATACACCGCTTATTAA
- a CDS encoding catalase produces MSENEKNIWLTTASGRPYYEHENSQTAGPRGPILLQDYILHEKLAHFNRERIPERVVHAKGSGAYGTFTVTHDISKYTKAKLFSEVGKETRVFLRFSTVGGEKGSADSERDPRGFALKFYTEDGNWDLVGNNTPVFFIKDPKKFPDFIHTQKRDPYTNTKSATMVWDFWSLNPESLHQVLIVMSDRGTPVSYRHMHGFGSHTFSFINKDNERFYVKFHFKTLQGIRNFSAEEATRMKGQDPDQAQRDLVDAIDRGDFPRWALKVQIMPEAEAATYKWNPFDVTKVWPQADYPLQDVGVLELNENPDNYFAHVEQAAFAPAHIVDGISFSPDKMLQGRILGYPDAQRYRLGANYEQLPVNRCPFATNNYQRDGAMRIDGNGGKSPNYFPNSFDQIRANEQYKEPAENLGQHVAADWYDRNGAGENDHYTQPGNLFRLMSPEEKTATIHNIVGAMSGISGPKRAEIINRQLCHFFRADMTLCLAVAQGLGIDIAQHAPALHQN; encoded by the coding sequence ATGAGCGAAAACGAAAAGAATATTTGGCTGACAACTGCCTCGGGCAGACCCTACTATGAACACGAAAACTCCCAGACGGCCGGCCCACGCGGACCAATTTTACTGCAGGACTATATTCTGCACGAGAAACTGGCCCACTTTAACCGCGAGCGCATCCCTGAGCGCGTGGTGCATGCCAAAGGCTCCGGCGCGTACGGCACCTTTACCGTTACCCACGACATCAGCAAGTATACCAAAGCCAAGCTTTTCTCAGAAGTAGGCAAAGAAACCCGTGTGTTCCTGCGCTTCTCCACAGTAGGCGGCGAAAAAGGCAGCGCCGACAGTGAGCGCGACCCACGTGGCTTTGCTCTGAAATTTTATACCGAAGACGGCAACTGGGATCTGGTAGGCAACAACACGCCGGTGTTCTTTATCAAAGATCCCAAGAAGTTTCCCGATTTTATCCATACCCAAAAACGCGACCCCTATACCAACACCAAAAGTGCCACCATGGTATGGGATTTCTGGAGCTTGAACCCTGAAAGCCTGCACCAGGTGCTCATCGTGATGAGCGACCGCGGCACGCCGGTTTCGTACCGCCACATGCACGGCTTCGGTAGCCATACTTTCTCTTTCATTAACAAAGACAATGAGCGCTTTTATGTAAAATTCCACTTTAAAACCCTGCAGGGCATCCGGAACTTCTCTGCCGAAGAAGCGACCCGTATGAAGGGCCAGGACCCAGACCAGGCGCAGCGCGACCTGGTGGATGCCATCGACCGCGGTGATTTCCCGCGCTGGGCGCTCAAAGTGCAGATCATGCCCGAAGCCGAGGCAGCCACCTACAAATGGAACCCCTTTGATGTGACCAAAGTATGGCCGCAGGCAGATTACCCGTTGCAGGATGTGGGCGTGCTGGAACTGAACGAGAACCCGGATAACTACTTTGCCCACGTGGAGCAGGCAGCGTTTGCCCCGGCGCACATTGTGGATGGCATTTCGTTCTCACCGGACAAAATGCTGCAGGGCCGCATCCTGGGCTACCCTGATGCGCAGCGCTACCGACTGGGCGCCAACTACGAGCAGCTGCCTGTAAACCGCTGCCCGTTTGCCACCAACAACTACCAGCGCGATGGCGCGATGCGCATAGATGGCAACGGCGGCAAAAGCCCGAACTACTTCCCCAACAGCTTCGATCAGATCCGGGCGAACGAGCAGTATAAAGAGCCTGCCGAGAACCTGGGCCAGCACGTAGCAGCCGACTGGTACGACCGCAACGGCGCGGGAGAGAACGACCACTACACCCAGCCGGGCAACCTGTTCCGTCTGATGAGTCCGGAGGAGAAAACGGCCACTATCCACAATATTGTAGGGGCTATGAGCGGTATTTCGGGGCCAAAAAGAGCCGAGATCATCAACCGCCAGCTGTGCCATTTCTTCCGGGCCGATATGACGCTGTGCCTGGCCGTGGCCCAGGGGCTGGGCATCGATATTGCACAGCACGCCCCGGCCCTGCACCAGAATTAA
- a CDS encoding ArsR/SmtB family transcription factor gives MSTLKVRLEKKQLEQVSYVLKCVAHPVRISIIDLLEQRQRLTVTELQEVLGIEQSLLSHHLTNLRDKGVVDTQREGKNMYYYLTDSKITTIISCIKDFKSR, from the coding sequence ATGAGTACCTTAAAAGTCAGATTAGAAAAAAAGCAGCTGGAGCAGGTGTCGTATGTGCTCAAGTGTGTGGCCCACCCGGTACGCATCAGCATTATCGACCTGCTGGAGCAGCGCCAGCGCCTGACCGTCACCGAGCTGCAGGAAGTCCTGGGCATCGAGCAATCGCTGCTATCGCACCACCTCACCAACCTGCGCGACAAGGGTGTGGTAGACACCCAACGGGAAGGCAAAAACATGTATTATTATCTCACCGATTCCAAGATCACCACCATCATCAGCTGTATCAAAGATTTTAAAAGCCGCTAA
- a CDS encoding BamA/TamA family outer membrane protein — MKKALLLILLGGSVLFGAPNARASAVALPSDSLAVKSGNIKGIIPIPVLYYTPDTRLGFGAAAIGYLRLRSKTDSTYTRLSTARVLADYTLNKQTDQELEWNVFTRDEKFLLRGELRHRKYTDRFYGLGNHTPEADEGKYTYSLVGAKLAGLKNLGGPMFLGLDYQLTHYYNLQLDSLSEDRESILQTQQIAGYKGGTNSGLGVLFLVDTRDNTAFASSGIFLEASAYGFGKALGGDFNYQNLNLNFSKFLELRPARVLAFNTVINLNKGQVPIMRLSAAGGDKILRGYARNRFLDDNFAGTQAEYRFPLYRRLGLAAFAGIGDVFHNVSDVHFSTLKYSVGSGLRYALNAEQKLNLRFDLGYGSQGANFYVVIGEAF, encoded by the coding sequence ATGAAAAAAGCCTTACTCTTGATCCTGCTTGGCGGCAGCGTGCTTTTCGGTGCACCCAATGCCCGCGCTTCCGCTGTTGCCCTCCCTTCTGACTCGCTTGCCGTAAAGTCGGGCAACATAAAAGGGATTATACCGATACCCGTCCTCTATTATACGCCCGACACCCGGCTGGGCTTTGGCGCCGCCGCCATCGGCTACCTCCGGCTCAGAAGCAAGACCGACTCTACTTACACGCGCCTCTCTACGGCCCGCGTGCTGGCCGATTATACTTTGAACAAGCAAACAGACCAGGAGCTGGAGTGGAACGTGTTTACACGCGACGAGAAGTTTTTGCTCCGTGGCGAACTGCGCCACCGCAAATATACGGACCGCTTTTACGGCCTGGGCAATCATACTCCTGAAGCCGATGAAGGCAAGTATACTTACTCGCTTGTGGGTGCAAAATTGGCAGGGCTGAAGAACCTGGGCGGCCCTATGTTCCTGGGGCTCGATTACCAGCTCACGCACTATTACAACCTGCAGCTGGATTCCCTCAGCGAAGACCGAGAAAGCATTCTGCAAACACAGCAAATAGCCGGCTACAAAGGGGGTACAAACAGCGGGTTGGGCGTGTTGTTTCTGGTCGATACCCGCGACAATACTGCCTTTGCCAGCAGCGGCATTTTCCTGGAAGCTTCCGCCTACGGTTTCGGCAAAGCGCTGGGCGGCGACTTCAACTACCAGAACCTGAACCTGAATTTCAGTAAGTTTCTGGAGCTGCGTCCGGCCCGGGTGCTGGCGTTCAATACCGTCATCAACCTAAACAAAGGACAGGTGCCCATCATGCGCCTGTCGGCTGCCGGGGGCGATAAGATTCTGCGGGGTTATGCCCGCAACCGCTTTCTAGACGACAACTTTGCCGGTACGCAGGCAGAGTACCGTTTCCCGCTCTACCGCAGGCTGGGCCTTGCCGCTTTTGCCGGTATAGGCGATGTGTTCCACAACGTTTCCGATGTTCATTTCAGCACACTCAAATACTCTGTTGGCTCCGGGCTGCGCTACGCACTGAACGCCGAGCAAAAGCTGAACCTGCGCTTCGACCTGGGCTACGGCAGCCAGGGCGCTAACTTTTATGTAGTCATCGGCGAAGCATTCTAG
- a CDS encoding exonuclease SbcCD subunit D C-terminal domain-containing protein, with amino-acid sequence MRVLHTSDWHLGQRLVNLERTEEHQHFLDWLLQTIAQEQVEVLLMAGDVFDNGAPSNTALKLYYDFLRRVCATCCRHIIFTGGNHDSVSTLNAPKELLECFNIYVIGGASADPLEELIELKNEQRAVQLVVCAVPFLRDRDVRLSVPGESYEEREQRIKQGIAAHYDAFVPHIQKYKQQQIPVVAMGHLFAAGGSASESEKEIHVGNLGQIGADQFPGEFDYVALGHLHRPQKVNNTHHIRYSGSPIPLSFSEVTDKKVVFILDFADGKLHDLRELDIPVCRKLVRFKGPLEKVKQQLAIYDNSAYTLSAWAELQLELDAPLPDLNQQLEEILALKQHELQVLIHRPPIIKTAAQTLAQQVQEEADLHTLREQDVFLKRCESAFPESDHTELVSTFAELLELMRQEVES; translated from the coding sequence ATGCGCGTACTACACACCTCAGACTGGCACCTGGGCCAGCGTCTGGTAAACCTCGAACGAACCGAAGAACACCAGCACTTTCTGGACTGGCTGCTGCAAACCATTGCGCAGGAGCAGGTAGAGGTTTTGCTCATGGCCGGCGATGTGTTCGACAACGGTGCCCCTTCCAACACGGCACTGAAGCTATACTATGATTTTCTGCGCCGCGTTTGCGCCACCTGCTGCCGCCACATCATTTTTACCGGCGGCAACCACGACTCGGTTTCCACGCTGAACGCACCAAAAGAGCTGCTCGAGTGCTTTAACATCTATGTGATCGGCGGCGCTTCTGCTGATCCACTGGAGGAACTGATCGAACTTAAAAATGAACAGAGAGCGGTGCAATTGGTTGTATGTGCCGTACCGTTCCTCCGCGACCGGGATGTGCGCCTGTCGGTGCCCGGCGAGAGCTATGAAGAACGCGAGCAGCGCATCAAACAAGGCATTGCCGCGCATTACGACGCCTTTGTGCCGCACATCCAAAAGTATAAACAGCAACAAATACCGGTGGTAGCCATGGGGCATTTGTTTGCCGCCGGTGGCTCTGCATCCGAAAGCGAGAAAGAGATCCACGTGGGCAACCTGGGCCAGATCGGGGCCGACCAGTTCCCCGGGGAGTTCGACTACGTGGCCCTGGGCCACCTGCACCGCCCGCAAAAGGTAAACAACACGCATCATATCCGTTACTCCGGCTCGCCCATTCCGCTTAGCTTTAGCGAAGTGACGGACAAAAAAGTGGTGTTTATACTTGATTTTGCTGACGGAAAGCTCCATGACCTGCGTGAGCTGGACATTCCGGTTTGCCGCAAGCTGGTGCGCTTTAAAGGCCCGCTGGAAAAAGTAAAGCAGCAACTGGCTATTTATGATAACAGTGCTTATACTTTATCTGCCTGGGCCGAGCTGCAACTTGAACTTGATGCGCCCCTCCCCGACCTCAACCAACAACTTGAGGAAATACTGGCCCTGAAGCAGCACGAGCTGCAAGTGCTCATCCACCGGCCGCCCATCATCAAAACGGCTGCACAGACACTGGCACAACAGGTACAGGAAGAAGCTGACCTGCACACGTTGCGGGAGCAGGACGTGTTCCTCAAACGCTGCGAAAGTGCTTTCCCGGAGAGCGACCATACCGAATTGGTCAGCACGTTTGCCGAACTGCTCGAGCTGATGCGGCAGGAAGTGGAAAGCTAA